ATCGGCAACCACACCGTCGTGGCGAGCCGCACGATGCGTCGCGGCGCATCGGTGGACATCTCTTTCGTCACTTCGTAACGCAGTCCCTTGAGTTCGACGCCGTGCTTGCGCGCGATGATCGCCATCGTCGTGGCGATACAAGTGGCCAGTGACGTCGCCACCAAGTCCGTCGGGGAAAACGCTTCGCCGCGGCCCTGATTATCCTTCGGCGCATCGGTGACCAACATAGTTCCGGACGGTCCGTGCGTGGCGACGCAATGCAAGTCGCCCTGGTATTCGCCGGTGATTTTAACCATGCCGAAAAACCTCAAGTGTTTTGCGAAGCTGGCAACAGCCAACTTACGAAAATGGCGCGCCTGGCGGGATTCGAACCCACGACCACCAGCTTAGAAGGCAGGTGCTCTATCCAGCTGAGCTACAGGCGCCCTTGAGAAGCCACCGAGCGTTATCGGTCCACCTCCCACGCGACAAGGGCAAAGGCGGGCGTTGACCGCGCGCGCCTCTCAACGATACCAACACGCTTCCTCATGAGCGTTTCCCTGCCTCCTTGTCCGCACCTGCCCAAGCCCCGTGAAAAAATGGACTGGCGGGACTTCAACTCACACGGCGATTCGCGCGACATTGATTTCTATCTCACGGCCCTCGAATACGGCCACTACCTCTGGCAACAGGGTTACGCCGCCCGCGCGATCCTGTGCCTCGACCGCGCGATGGGCGCCGATGTGCGCGCCACCGACATCGCCGTTCAAACCTGGCCGATGCCCTACGCCGCCATGGCCTGGTTCCTCACCCACACGCCGGCCGACGTGTTCATCGGCAACCCGCGCGTTCATTTCCAACACTACGCCGATCGCCTCAAGGCCCCGCGTCGCGATGAACGTCGCTGGCGCGCCTGGGCCTGCTGGGCGCTCGCCCGTCGTTTGCTGCCCCACCTGCCCGCCGATCCCCGCCACGCCGTGACCGAGCCCACCGAAAACGAAATCGCCACCGGCCTCGATCATCACGGACTGCCCGGCGAAACCACTGTTTGGCGCAGCGTCCTGCAAGGCTGCGAACCGTTTTCCGGGGCGATTTAAATAAGAAAAGAAAACGTCCGAAAGGACGCTTGACAGTCGTTAATCGGATTCTACGTTCAGCCCCCTTTCCCCTTTCCGGGGTGATAGCTCAGCTGGTTAGAGCGTCTGCCTGTCACGCAGAAGGTCGCGGGTTCGAGTCCCGTTCATCCCGCCATTTTGGCGAAGCCCGTTTCTCACGAAACGGGCTTTTTCGTTTCCACCAGCCAGGCCGCCTTCGCGCGGGTGCTTCAAACCGTTTGGCCTGAGCACGAGTTACCATTAAATCACTTATTGCGGAGGTATCCATCGCGTGCGGCAGAACCGGCGGCGATAATCGAGGTCCAGATGTCCGTCGCCATGGAGCAGTTCCTGCTAACATCATCCGGCTTCAGACGAATCGCTTCATTCCTATTTTGATCTCTCCTCCCTTCGACCTCACCTTACGCGTCGGCTGCAGCCTCTCTTATGAGGTCACCGGCACAGCTTCGCTCCTCCTGAATTTGCAACCTCTCCCCGATCGCAATCATGCGGTCGTCTTCGAAGCACTCACGCTGGGCGACAACCTTCCCTCCGAGCAATTCACCGACAGTCACGGCAACCGCGTTCATCGCGTGAAGCTGGCGCCCGGCACCAATTTTTTCCGTCACGACGCCATCGTCGCCGTCTCTTCGCACCCCGACAACCAAGACCTGCCCGACTCCGAGCCACTCGCGCCCGATGCCATTCCCGCCGATCTGCTCCGCTACGTTTTGCCGAGCCGCTATTGCGATTCCGACAAGCTGACTGATTTCGCGTGGCAGAAATTCGGCCAGGTTGAACACGGCTTGCCGCGCGTCACGGCCATCAGCCAGTGGATTCACGACAACATCGAGTATCGCTACATGTCGGGCCGCTCCGATCTCTCCGCGTGGGATATCCTGCAACGCGGTTACGGCGTGTGTCGCGACTTCGCCCATCTGGCCATCGCGCTCAATCGCACGTTCAACATTCCCGCCCGCTATGTCACCGGACACATGCCCGATGTCGGCGTCCCTGATCCGGAGAACCACATGGATTTCCATGCCTACGCCGAAGTCTATCTCGGCGGACACTGGTTCACGACGGACGCACGCTTTCACAAGCCTCGCATCGGTCGCATCAAAATCTCCTGCGGACAGGATGCCGTGGACGGCGCATTTTCCACCATCTACGGCGGTGCGATGCTCACTTACTTCCAAGTCTGGGCCTATCAAGTGGCCCGCGGCACGGTCGGCGTCGGCGACCCGCTCGATTTCTCGAAGCGGCTCGATAACCGCACGACGGTGCAGACCGAGCCGCCCTACACCGTCAATCCGACCTGAGTCGGAAGACCCACGTAGTTAGAGACGCGCCAACTCTTCGGCCGTCGCCAGCTGATAAGTGATCTTGCCTTCGGCAACTTCACGCAGCGCGGTGTCTTCCGGAGACAGTTTTTCCAATGACTCGACCAACGGACGGCTGCCACGGCGCAGTTGTTTCACGCGAAGCGAGATGACGTTGATCAGAATATTGGGGTCGGAAATGACCAACAGTGCGTTTTTCAGATAATCGTCTCTCATATAATCGGTAGGATTCAGGTATAATACAGCCGTGTTTTCGGCAGATTCGGCCATTTTAGAAATTAATCGTTATGAACACGATATATATCTGAAATCCGGGCGACGCTCGGCATGAATGGATTGCGCGACCATGCGTTTAGCCGGTTTAATAACTGGCATCGCCAATGCTTAATAGAGGCATGAAGCTCTGCGGACATTGGCTGTCCTTGCTCTGGGTCGCGGTCACCTTGATGTGCCCGCAGATTCAAGCTTCAACGTCGTCGCCCCGTGAGGAAACGACCCGCTGCCTGAATCAGCTTCAAGAGCGTCCGTTGCCCTTGATCAGCGACTTCACGCTTTCGGACCTTAAGAAAACCGAGGATAAAAAAAGCGAAGCAGACCGGCAACCGACCGGACTCATGCTCCCCGAACAGCCGGACCGGTTCCCCGATCCCGCCTTCAGAATTTGCGGACGTATCAATGAACGTGAGTTCCACGCCCGATGCTTGGATGAAATCGGACTGCCGTTGATCTGCGGTCCGCCGGCCCTGGCCTGAGATAGCCCCCGCCGTTTACGCGGACGGAGCCTGTGCGCTCCGCTCCCTGCTCCTGTCAGCAACCGTCCTGAAATCGCATCAGGCAACCGCAGCATTCCACACCATGTCTTTTCTTTCTTCTCATCGTCTTCACTGGGGCGTTCACCACGAGCTCTCCGATAACTTCTGGGTTCACCTCCAGGAAATGGTCCAAGGTCCGGCGAACTCAGCCCACCTTTCAGCAGGCAACCCTGACACAGGTTCACCGAGCGAGGGCATCACCCACACCGGCGGGCTATCCGAGCCCGTCGCGCCCAGTCCCGAAGCACTCGGGCCCTGAGCGATCCCGGTCGCCGGTTATTCGGCGGCCGGAGCCAGTCGCTGCACTTTCACACGGCGCACGCGCTCGGCGTGAACATCGACCACGGTCACGAGATAATCTCCGACCGTGATTGTCTCGCCGCGCTTGGGCAGACCGCCAAATTGACGCTGCGTCCAGAGCGCGACCGTCTCCTTCGGTTGCCATTCAAACGTCCAGCCGGTTTCCGCCTGCAATTCGCGCATGGTGAGCGCGCCGCTCACGACGATGAACTGCTCGTTGAGCTCAAAAATCGGCCCGTGCTCGATATCGAATTCGTCGCGGATATCGCCGACGATTTCCTCGAGCACGTCCTCAAAGCTCACGATGCCCGCGGTGTTGCCCGCATCGTCGAGCACGAGCGCGAGGTGATTACGCGAGGAACGGAACAGCTCGAGCATCGTGTGAATCGGCGTCTTCAGCGTGAACGTGATCACCGGGCGCACCAACGGCTCAAACGAGGCCTGCGGCCCAAGCGCGTGGATCTGCCACAACCACTCGCGCACGAGCAGCACGCCTTCCGCCTGGTCAAACGAATCGCCCCGGCACACCGGAAACCGGCTGTGGCCGCTCATCTGGGCGATGCGCAGATTTTCTTCCATCGGCTTATCAATCCACAACGCCACGATCTGTTCACGCGGACGCATGATCTGGTGCGCGCGGATTTCACGCAGACGCAGCGAACGGATCATGAGTTTGTTGATCAACGAATCGCCCGGATGCGAATGACGCGCATGGCTCAACACGTATTCCAGTTCCTCCGAACTGAACGCGCCCTCGCCCTCGCCCGCCGGATCAAGCCCCGCCCATTTTAGGAAAAGATTGGCGGTGCCATTCAGCGTCCAGATGAACGGAAACAGAATGTAATAAAAAACGATGAGCGGTGCCGCCGTGGCCAGTGAAACCGCCTTAGGCCGCTGAATCGCCAGTGACTTCGGTGCCAGCTCGCCAAAAATAATGTGGAGAAACGTGATCACCAAAAACGCCACGATGAAGGAAACCGACGACACCGTGCTGGCCTCGGTGATACCAAACTTCCCCATCAACGGAGCGATACGATGCGCGATAAACGGCTCGCCGACCCAGCCGAGACCGAGACTCGCCAGCGTGATGCCGAGCTGCGTGGCCGAGAGCGCGGCATCGAGCTTGTTGGTCGCGGCGAGCGCGAATTTCACCCGCCAGCCTCCGGTTTTCACCATCGGCTGAAGCTGGCTCGCGCGAACTTTCACGAGCGCGAATTCCGCCGCCACGAAAAAACCATTGGCGGCCACCAGGGCGAGGACGATGAAAACCTCCAACGCGATACCGAAAAAAGAGTGCATTAGTTAAAGAAAGATTGGCGGCTAAACCCGCGAGCCGTCGAGCGCCAACATGCAAGCCGCGCGCCACGTCGCGTCAGCTGAATGAGTTGAATGAACTTTCGCTTGGCGGCGCGGGCATTCGCAGGCCAACATCCGCGCTTCATGTCACTCCCCACGCGCCCATCCAAGATCCACGGCCTGCGCGGCTGGCGTCGGGCTGCGCTCTGGCCGCTGGGTCTGCTCATGCAGTTGTGGGGACGATCGCTGCACTTGGAAATGTCGCCGGAGTCACTTCGCGCCGTATCCAAAATCGACCAGCCCGTCGCTTTCACGCTTTGGCACAACCGGCTCTTTATCACCGCCGAGATTTTCCGCCGCTATCGCCAGGGCCGGCCGGTTTACGGCTTGGTCAGTCCGAGTAAAGACGGCGCGTGGCTGGAAGCGTTCTTCTCCTTGATAGGCATCCGTGCCGTGCGCGGATCCAGTCATAAACTGGGACGTGAAGCCGTCACCGCGCTCGTTGACGTGATGAGGGCGGGCAACGACATCGGCATCACACCCGACGGACCGCGCGGTCCCATCTACGAATTCAAAGCTGGCGGACTGATCGTCGCGCGCCGCGTGCAGGCACCGCTGCTGCTGTTGGGCTGTGCCTACGAAACTTCTTGGCAACTGCCGAGCTGGGACCGCTTTCACCTGCCGCGTCCTTTTTCACGCATTCGCGTTTACTGCGCTGAAGTGCCCAGCGCTACCTTGGGTGATCGCGAAGCAAGCGCCCTGACATTGCAGGCGCGCTTGCTGGCGATGAGCCCCGATCCCGTCGGCGGACGGGCAGTCGTTTAGAACGAAGGAACCACCGAGGCCTTCACGCCGGACTCGGCGATAAAATCAGCACCCTCGGACCAGCTGAGGTCGTTGATGAGAAGTTTGTAGACCACGGGCTTGCTGGAAGCCGGAAGCGAGATGCTCCACTTGTCGTCGGAGACGCAGTCGAGCGCGATGCCCGCATCCCAGCTCAGGCCGGCACCTTCGCCGCGCACGTAAAGCGTGTTGCCGAAACCGATGTCGATGAGAGCAGTGATCACCGTGGCGGACTGCTTGGCGGCGGAGGCTTTCACAGCAGGTGCTTTGGCCGAAGGAGCCTTCTTCACCGCAGGAGCTTTGGCGGGAGCGACGGAACGCTTCACCGGGGCAGCCACCGGCTTTTTGGCGGCTTTGGCGGGAGCTTTTTTGGCGGTTGCGGTTGGCTTGGCGGCTTTGACCGTGGATTTCTTCATGACTTCAATTCAGACGTTAATTTTTAATACGAGTCGGCCTGAGTGTTGGCCGTCAGTTTTGAGCTTCAATAGCAAATTGGAGACCAAACCATCGCGGCGCGCATATTTTACCGTTCCGTCAAATTACTCAAAGCGAGCTCCTGAAAATTGATGTTTACTCGCACGAGTCGTCTCCCCAAAACATCCCCTTCCTGCATGGGGCAGTAGCTCAGTTGATAGAGCGCGTCGTTCGCAATGACGAGGTCGTCGGTTTGATCCCGATCTGCTCCACCATGATTTGTCGGCAATAATCCGACCCGGCCGGAGATTCCATCGGCCAACTAAAATCAGTTCAGGTATCATCTCTGCGAATGCAGGATTGTCTGTGGGCCGTTGATTGCGCAGAACGCTTCCAGCTCGATTCCATTTCCTGTCCATGACTCACCAAGAAAAGCCGCTTGCGTCCTCATTTAGAGATCCGGCGGACCATGTCGGCAGAGAATCTCGGGGTCATATCTCAGCGCAGCCGAAAACCGTTCTCTTGGTCGAAGATGGAGAAGACGAAATCCTGATTTTCAAAGTCGCCTGCAAGCGCGCCGCCGCCACGTTCGCCCTGCAATTCGCCCGCGACGGTCGCGAGGCGATTGAATACTTTTCGGGCACCGGCCCGTATGCCGATCGTCAGCAACACCCGATTCCCGCCTTGGTGATTTTGGACATCAACATGCCCTCCGTTTCGGGTTTTGAGGTGCTCGAATGGATCCGTAAGCATCCACAGTTTAAAAACGTGCCCGTCGTCATGCTAACGACCTCGATGTTCGATACCGATGTGTCCCGTGCGTATGCACTCGGCGCGAATTCCTATCTGGTAAAACCCGTCGATACCAAGGTGCTGGTTGAAATGATTCCGATGCTCGAACGCTACTGGATCGGCATGAACCGCGTGCCGGGCAACGTGCTCGACCAGCGTTCGTGAGCCCTTCGCGCCCTCGGCACGCGGCTCGGTTTTTTGTTGGGCGCGAACGGAGTTCAGCTCCACGCTGCGCACCATGTTGTTCTGGTTAAAGAAAGTCGCGGGCTACTGGCTCATGCCGCTGCCGTTGTCAGTCGCATTGATCATCGGCGGCGTGGTGTTGATGCGTTTCACCCGGCGGAAACGACTCGGCCGCGGATTCGCACTGGTTGGCGGACTCTGGCTGCTCGTGTGTAGCAACTCCGGTATCGGCACCTGGTTCGTGCGCGGACTCGAAGCCGAATACCCGTCGCAACCCACGCTCACGGCGGGCGCCCCCCTGCCCGATGATCTCGCGCGTTGCGAATTCGTAGTGGTGCTCGGCGGAGGCAATACCCATGCGCCGGAATGGCCGGCCAACAACCAGCTGAGCGCCTCGGCGTTGTCACGGATCGTCGAGGGTGTTCGATTGGTGCGACAGATGCCGCAGGCCCGCCTGATCGTGAGCGGGCCAAACGATGCAGCCATCGGCGGGCCGTCGCACGCACGCTTGCTGGCGGATGTCGCCGTGTCACTCGGCGTGCCGCGCGAGCGTATTTTGGAAATCTCCAGCGCACGCGACACCGAGCAGGAAGCCGTGGCCATCCGCGCACTCGCCGGCGACGCCCCCGTGGCATTGGTCACCTCGGCGTGGCACCTGCCGCGAGCAATGGCACTGTGTCGCCGCCAGGGAATCGATGCAGTCGCCTGCCCGGCCGACTACGCGGGACGTGATATTCACCCCCGATTCTTTGATTTTTTCACATGGAATGTCGGCGGTTTGGAACGGAGCACCAAGGCGGTTTACGAGGTGATCGGGGCAACTTGGTCCCAGTTGCGGGGAAAGACCTGAATCGGCCCAAAAAGCCGGTGTTTACAAATGTGACAGGACTGCTACCGCATGACTTGCCATGCTCTCGCTCAAAAAACTCTTTGGTAAAGACGAGAAGTTCTACGACCTTCTCGAAGCCAGCGCGGAAGAAGCGCTCACCAGCACCAAGCTGCTGGCCAGCTACCTCCAACGCAGCCAGGCCTTTACCTCGGCCAATGACCTCGACGAGTTCATCCAGAGCCGCCGCAAGGACAAGCGCATCACCCAGCAGATCACCGAGGAACTCTGCAAAACCTTCGTCACGCCCATCGAGCGCGAAGACATCGAATCCCTTTCCCTCGCCCTCTACCGCATCCCGAAGATCGTCGAGAAGCTGGTCGAGCGTCTCTCCATTTATCCCGGTCGCGTGCCCACCGAGGGTTTTCAGCGCCAGGCCGCCCTCCTCTGCCAGGCCGGCGAAGCGGTCGCCTTCATGGTGAAACAGCTGCGCCGCGGCGCAAAGTTGGAAAACGTGCAGGAAGCCAACGAGCGCCTGCAATTCGCCGAGGGCGAGGCCGACAAGGTCATGCTCGGCCTGATCAAAGATCTCTACAACGGTCCGTATGACGCCAAGGAGACGATGATTCTCCAGGATCTTTTCGAAATGATGGAGAAAGCCGTGGATCGCTGTCGCGACGCCGGAGCCGTCGTTTTCCAGATCGTGCTGAAATACTCGTAAGCGTCCGCCCGTCCGTCCCATGACGCTTTTCCTGATCGTTCTGTTCGCGGCCTTGGTGTTTGAATACATCAACGGTTTCCACGACGCGGCCAACGCCATCGCCACGGTCGTCTCGACCAAGGTGCTCACACCCCGCCAGGCCATCATGATGGCGGCGTTTTTCAATCTGCTCGGCGCGCTCATGGGCACCGCCGTCGCCAAGACCATCGGCGGCGGCCTCGTGGATGCCAACGTCGCTACCATGCCGACCATCCTGGCGGCGTTGATCAGTGCGATCATCTGGGGCCTCTTCACGTGGTGGCTCGGTCTGCCCTCCAGCTCCAGCCACGCGCTGGTCGGCGGCTTGTGCGGCGCGGCACTCGCCACCGCCAAGGGCAACTGGGGCGTGCTTCACTGGAGCGAGATGGTCGATGGCAAACACATCGGCATCTGGCCCAAGATCGTCATGCCGATGCTGCTCTCTCCGCTCATCGGTTTCGTCGGCGGCGGGTTGCTCATGCTGTTTCTCTACGCCGTGCTCAAGCGCGCGACGCCGCACTTCATCAACAAATGGTTTGGCAAGCTGCAGATCGTCAGCGCGAGCTGGATGGGCTTTTCCCACGGCACCAACGACGCGCAAAAAACCATGGGCATCATCGCCCTCGCGTTGTTCACCGGCACGCAGGCAGGCGCGTTCGACGATGTGCCGTCCTGGCTTCATTTTTTGCGCACGCCGGAGTTTGAAGTTCATCGCTGGGTCATGCTCACCTGCGCCATTGTGATGGCCGCGGGCACCGCCGGCGGCGGCTGGCGCATCATCAAGACGATGGGCCACAAGATGGTGAAACTTCAGCCCATCCACGGCTTCGCCGCCGAGACCACCGCAGCAGCCATCATCGGCGTGGCGTCGCACATCGGCATCCCGCTTTCGACCACGCACGTCATCTCGACATCCATCATGGGCGTCGGCGCCACCAAGCGCCTCAGCGCCGTCAAATGGGGTGTCGTTTCCCGAATCGTGTGGGCGTGGGTGCTCACCCTGCCGATCACCGGTCTGCTCGGTTATCTGGTCTGCCGCTGCTTGCACTCGGCTGGATACTAAAAAAGCGCGGCTTTCAAAGCCGCGCTTTTTTGTGCCCGTATTGGCGAATGCTCAGCCCTTCTTGAGCTCTTCGCGGTGGCGGATGTCCTGGGCCTTCGCGAGGAACACCATTTCCTCGGCGATATTGCAGGCGTGGTCGGCGATGCGCTCGATCGACTTCGAGATGAACATGAGTTCCAGCGCACGCGTGGTCGTAGCGGGATTCTCGATCATGAAGCTGCTCAGCTCACGGTAGAGCTGCTTGTTGATCGCATCGACCTCGGAGTCGCGACGAACGATGGCGAGCGCCTTGTCGGTGTCGCCGTGAAGGAAACAATCCATCGCGTCGCGCAGCATCTCGACCGCGATGTTGGCCATGCGAGGGATGTCGACGTAAGCCTTGAGCGGAGGCGAACCGGCGAGGCGCACGGCCCGCTTGGCGATCGTGGTGCATTCGTCGCCCACGCGCTCGAGATCGTGCGAAGCCTTCATGCCGACGATCACGAGACGCAGTTCGGTCGCGACGGGAGCGCGCAGGTTCATGTAGCGAATGGCCTCGTCGTCGATGCTCATCTCCAGGTTGTCGAGCTCGTCGTCGGCCGCGATCACGCGATCAGCCAGCGCCACGTCGGCATCGACGAGCGCCTTGAGCGAATCGCGCACCTGGCGGATGGCGGTCTCGCCCATGATCATCAGATGGGAGCGGAAGGTTTCGAGTTCGGCGTCAAAAAAACGTTTCATAGAATAAATTGAAAATTAAACACAGGGGTCACGGAGAACACAGAGACGGAAGTTTAAAACTCCGCGATCTCTGAGTCCTCTGTGTTAAGAAAACTCAGCCAAAGCGACCCGAGACGTAGGCTTCGGTCTGGGGGTTGCCGGGGTTCATGAAGATCGTGCGGGTGTCGGCATATTCAATCAACTTGCCCATGTAGAAGAACGCGGTCTTGTCGGAGCAACGGGCGGCCTGCTGCATCGAGTGCGTCACGATGATAATGGTGAACTCTTTCTTCAGATCGTGGATGAGTTCCTCGACCTTGGCGGTCGCGATGGGATCCAGTGCGGAGCAAGGCTCGTCCATGAGGATGACCTCGGGGGAAACGGCGATCGTGCGGGCGATGCAGAGGCGCTGCTGTTGTCCGCCCGAGAGGCCGAGGCCGCTCTCGTGCAGGCGGTCCTTAACCTCGTCCCACAGCGCGGCGCCGCGCAGGGATTTCTCAACCACTTCGTCGAGCTTTGCCTTGTTGGTTTCACCCTGGATGCGCAGGCCGTAAATGACGTTTTCGTAGATGGATTTCGGGAAGGGATTGGACTTCTGGAAAACCATGCCGACGCGTTTGCGCAGCTCGATGGAATCGACGTCGCGACCGTTGATGTCGACGCCGCGGATCTTGACGCCACCGCGCTTCACGCTGGTGCCGTCGATGAGATCGTTCATGCGGTTGAGGCAGCGCAGCAACGTGGATTTACCGCAACCGGACGGTCCGATGAACGCGGTGACGCGCTTGTCGTCGAGCTTCAGGTTGATGTCGAAAAGCGCCTGTTTGGCACCGTAGTAGAAATCGAAATTATCGATCTCAATGAGGGTGTCGGCCTTTTCTTTATCAGTGGCGCGGGTGGGCACCTGAAAAGAACGGGAGGCGGGAGTGGCGGAGGGAGTTTCCATGGGCGCGGCGGTGAGAAGTGTGGAGGCGGTTACCATTGGTAGCGGCTGCGGAGCTTGTTGCGGAAAATGATGGAGGCGGTGGCGATGAGGGCGACGATGCCCAGAAAGACGAAGGCGGTGCCGTATTGGACGCGTGCGGTGTATTCATTCTGCGGGATCTTCGAGGAGACCACGTAGATGTGATACGGCAGCGCCATCACGCCTTGGAAAAAGAAGTCGCTGACCTTCTCGACGTCCCACGGCAGCTTGTCGCGGACGACGTAGGCGGCGGTGAACATGATCGGTGCGGTTTCGCCGGCGACACGGGCGATACCCAAAATGGAGGAAGTCAAAATGCCCGGGAGGGCGTAAGGCAGCACGTTCTTGCGGATCGTCTGCCACTTGGTGGCGCCGAGCGCGAGCGAGCCCTCACGGAAGCCCTTGGGCACGGCCTTGAGCGATTCCTCGGAGGCCGTGATGACCACGGGCAACACCATGAAAGCGAGCGTGAACCAGCCGGCGAGAAGCGAGACGTTCCAGTCGAAGAAAATGACAAACATGCCGAAGCCGAAGAGGCCGAAAACGATCGAAGGCACGCCGGCGAGATTGAGAATCGCGAGACGGATGAAGCGCACGACCGTCCCGTCCTTCGCATATTCATTCAGGTAGATCGCACTGCACACACCGAGGAAAAGCGCGATCGTCATCGAGCCCACCACGAGCAACACGGTGCCCACGATGCACGGCCAGATCCCGCCCGCGGAGTAAACGTAGCTGGAGGATTTGAAGACCGGTGCGGGCTGTCCGGCAGAGGCGGCCTTGGCGGTTTCCGACTCACGGAAGGCGCGATACTCCTTGTCACCCATCTCCATCTTCTGGCCGTTGTGCTCGAAAACGTAGAGCGACTCAGGGGCTTCGAAGAGAAATGTGTTGGTGACGTAGGGAAACGACGAGGTGGTCTTGAATGCGTTGGTGACGGTCGGCAGGCCTTTGAAGATGATGTCGGCGAAAACGATGACGCCGCACAGCAGCACGAAATATGTCGCGAAGCGGAAAACGCCGAGAATGACCTTCTCGAAGGAACGGCTGCGGCTGGGCTTGGTGGCGAAAGGATTAATAGGAGTGCTCATGGTAACAGGCTCAGCCGATGGACACGCGGTATTTGCGCACGATCTTTTGCGCGAGGAAGTTGATCAGCAGGGCGATGAAGAAAAGGACGAGGCCGACCATAAAGAGAGCGCGGTAGTGGATCTCACCACGGACCACCTCACCCATCTCCTGGGCAATGATGCCGGTCATGGTGTGCACCGGCTGGACGAAGGCGGTCAGGCCCTTGGTGAAGTCGGGAATCGCGATACGATTACCGGCGCACAGAAGCACGACCATCGTCTCGCCGATCACGCGACCGAGACCCAGAAGGATCGCCGAAACGATACCGGAGAGCGAAGCCGGAACGATGATGCGGAGAATCGTCTGCATGCGTGAGGCACCGAGGGCGAAGGACGCTTCTTTAAACGAACGCGGCACATTGTTCAGCGCATCTTCGGCGAGGGTGAAGATCGTCGGCACGGCGATGAGCGCGAGCAGACAGCCGGCGGTCAACGCATTGAGACGCTCGGAGAACGGAAAGCCTGGGACCCAGCTCAGTGCCTCGATCTGAGACAAGGCGCGGAGGACCTGGCCCAGCACGGCGATGCCGAAGAAACCGAGCACCACCGAAGGAATCGCCGAGATGAACTCGATAGCGGGCTTGATGAGTTTTTGCTCACGGACACTGGCAAACTGGTTAATGTAGATCGCGGCGCCAACCCCGAGCGGCACGGCGAGGAAAAGCGCGATCACCGAGACCATCAGCGAGCCGATGAAGAGAGGAACGACTCCATACCAATCCTGCCAGAAGCTGGCGGTGAGCCATTCCTTGCCGAAGAGAAACCCGGTGACGGTGTCGAGGAGCGGAACAGGCTTCTGGTAGTCCCACGACTCCAGCTTGCGGCGTGTCTCGGGGAAGGTAGCGAGGTAGTCGGCGTTGAGCTCTTTGAAACGGGTCATGCGCGTTTCGAGTTCGGGCACGGACAACACGGGAGCGGTGGCGAGCACGTCTTTGATGGCGGTGGCCACACCATTGGCGGCCTCAACGTAGGCCGGGGTGACGCCAACCAAGGGAGCCAGCTCCGTCTTAAAATCGACGGTGATGATGTTCACCGCATCGGCCTCGGC
This portion of the Rariglobus hedericola genome encodes:
- a CDS encoding DUF47 domain-containing protein encodes the protein MLSLKKLFGKDEKFYDLLEASAEEALTSTKLLASYLQRSQAFTSANDLDEFIQSRRKDKRITQQITEELCKTFVTPIEREDIESLSLALYRIPKIVEKLVERLSIYPGRVPTEGFQRQAALLCQAGEAVAFMVKQLRRGAKLENVQEANERLQFAEGEADKVMLGLIKDLYNGPYDAKETMILQDLFEMMEKAVDRCRDAGAVVFQIVLKYS
- a CDS encoding response regulator, coding for MVEDGEDEILIFKVACKRAAATFALQFARDGREAIEYFSGTGPYADRQQHPIPALVILDINMPSVSGFEVLEWIRKHPQFKNVPVVMLTTSMFDTDVSRAYALGANSYLVKPVDTKVLVEMIPMLERYWIGMNRVPGNVLDQRS
- a CDS encoding OsmC family protein, encoding MVKITGEYQGDLHCVATHGPSGTMLVTDAPKDNQGRGEAFSPTDLVATSLATCIATTMAIIARKHGVELKGLRYEVTKEMSTDAPRRIVRLATTVWLPIARTDDLAKLLEHAAHHCPVHQSLHPQVDKPVVFHWAE
- a CDS encoding hemolysin family protein, which produces MHSFFGIALEVFIVLALVAANGFFVAAEFALVKVRASQLQPMVKTGGWRVKFALAATNKLDAALSATQLGITLASLGLGWVGEPFIAHRIAPLMGKFGITEASTVSSVSFIVAFLVITFLHIIFGELAPKSLAIQRPKAVSLATAAPLIVFYYILFPFIWTLNGTANLFLKWAGLDPAGEGEGAFSSEELEYVLSHARHSHPGDSLINKLMIRSLRLREIRAHQIMRPREQIVALWIDKPMEENLRIAQMSGHSRFPVCRGDSFDQAEGVLLVREWLWQIHALGPQASFEPLVRPVITFTLKTPIHTMLELFRSSRNHLALVLDDAGNTAGIVSFEDVLEEIVGDIRDEFDIEHGPIFELNEQFIVVSGALTMRELQAETGWTFEWQPKETVALWTQRQFGGLPKRGETITVGDYLVTVVDVHAERVRRVKVQRLAPAAE
- a CDS encoding ElyC/SanA/YdcF family protein: MLFWLKKVAGYWLMPLPLSVALIIGGVVLMRFTRRKRLGRGFALVGGLWLLVCSNSGIGTWFVRGLEAEYPSQPTLTAGAPLPDDLARCEFVVVLGGGNTHAPEWPANNQLSASALSRIVEGVRLVRQMPQARLIVSGPNDAAIGGPSHARLLADVAVSLGVPRERILEISSARDTEQEAVAIRALAGDAPVALVTSAWHLPRAMALCRRQGIDAVACPADYAGRDIHPRFFDFFTWNVGGLERSTKAVYEVIGATWSQLRGKT
- a CDS encoding transglutaminase-like domain-containing protein, yielding MISPPFDLTLRVGCSLSYEVTGTASLLLNLQPLPDRNHAVVFEALTLGDNLPSEQFTDSHGNRVHRVKLAPGTNFFRHDAIVAVSSHPDNQDLPDSEPLAPDAIPADLLRYVLPSRYCDSDKLTDFAWQKFGQVEHGLPRVTAISQWIHDNIEYRYMSGRSDLSAWDILQRGYGVCRDFAHLAIALNRTFNIPARYVTGHMPDVGVPDPENHMDFHAYAEVYLGGHWFTTDARFHKPRIGRIKISCGQDAVDGAFSTIYGGAMLTYFQVWAYQVARGTVGVGDPLDFSKRLDNRTTVQTEPPYTVNPT
- a CDS encoding lysophospholipid acyltransferase family protein; amino-acid sequence: MSLPTRPSKIHGLRGWRRAALWPLGLLMQLWGRSLHLEMSPESLRAVSKIDQPVAFTLWHNRLFITAEIFRRYRQGRPVYGLVSPSKDGAWLEAFFSLIGIRAVRGSSHKLGREAVTALVDVMRAGNDIGITPDGPRGPIYEFKAGGLIVARRVQAPLLLLGCAYETSWQLPSWDRFHLPRPFSRIRVYCAEVPSATLGDREASALTLQARLLAMSPDPVGGRAVV
- a CDS encoding DNA-directed RNA polymerase subunit omega, which produces MAESAENTAVLYLNPTDYMRDDYLKNALLVISDPNILINVISLRVKQLRRGSRPLVESLEKLSPEDTALREVAEGKITYQLATAEELARL